AATACCATTCTCAGAATGCTTGAAGATGATGCGGGCAACTTATGGTTAAGTACCTATAATGGTCTGTGCCGGTTTAACCCACAAACAAAAACAGCCCGTAATTTTTCCCATTCAGACGGGTTACAAAGCAACCAGTTCAGCTTTAATGCCGGCCTGGCTTTATCATCGGGTGAATTTTTATTCGGCGGCATCAAAGGGTTTAATATTTTTTACCCCGATAGTGTAAAAGATGAAACTGAACAACCGGCCATTTATTTAACCGGGCTTAAAATAAATAACACCATAGCTGAAGGAAGCGACCCCAGCGTAACCGCGAGAACGCTCGACAAAATAGACCAAATCACCATTCCTTTTGAGCGGGCGGTTTTGTCGCTCGATTTTCTGGCGCTGGAATACTGCGGGGCCGACAAGATCAATTACGCTTATTTTTTGCTGGGTTGGGATAAAGACTGGAACTATGTAAATCACATCAGAACGGCCAATTACTCCCGTTTGCAGGAAGGCACCTACCTGTTTAAAGTAAAGATCATGGATCCCGATGGTACCTGGGGCCACGAAACCCAATTACTGAAGATCATTGTATTGCCACCCTGGTACCGTACCTCGTGGGCTTACTTACTTTATGCCCTTGCTTTTGCAGGCGCCATTTACATCTACATTCGTTATACCCGGACCCAGGAACGGTTACGGTACGAAATAAAGCTGGCGCATGTGGAGAATGAAAAGGAAAAAGAGCTGATGGAAAAAAAGCTGTCCTTTTTTACCAATATCTCACATGAGTTCAGAACGCCGCTGTCACTTATTATAAACCCGGTAAAGGAAGCATTGAACAATGAACCGCGTAACGATCTGAAGACCGCCTATCGCAATGCCCGCCGGTTACTGAGCCTGGTTGATCAATTATTGCTTTTCAGAAAGGCCGATAACGGGTCGGACTCCTGCAAGATCTCTCCTATCAATATCATTCAATTATGTGATGAAGTATACCAGTGTTTTATTCACCAGGCCCGTACAAAAAACATTCATTACCAGTTTTCACCGGCTACCACAGAACTGACCATTTATGCCGATTATGAAAAAATAGAGATCGCGCTGTTCAACCTGCTTTCCAATGCATTCAAGTTCACCCCCGAAAATGGAATGATCGAATTCAGCGTAGAAGAGACAAATAACGCGGTGGAACTGAGTATCCGCGATACGGGTTGTGGTATTGATGCCACAGACAGCGCACGCATCTTTGAAAAATTTCAACAGGCCCATCATGGTAAACGGCAGTCGGGATTTGGCATCGGGCTCTTCCTGGTTAAACAGTTTATCGAAAGCCATAAGGGTACCGTTATTTGTAACAGCATACCCGACCAGGGCACCACTTTTACCATTACTTTGTATAAGGGAACCGCACACCTGCCTGCGAACTGTGAATTTATTGCCAATACGCCCGGCGAACAAAACAACCTGCTGCAGGAACTGGCTGCCGGCGCCATTCAGCAACCGGAAGAAGAGCCGGTCATCAAACCCATAAAACAGGAAGGCAAACAAGCGGAAGAAGTAGTTACAAAAAACAGGTCAATCCTGCTGATTGACGACAATCCCGAGATCACGCATTACCTGCAACAGATCTTTGCACCCAACTACCTGGTGTTTGTTGCCAACAACGGGAACGACGGGTACAAACTGGCGTTGCAACAGGTCCCCGATCTCATCATCAGCGATATTCATATGCAGGGCATGGACGGCATTGAACTCTGCGCTAAATTAAAACAGAGCGACCTGCTGGGGCACATCCCGGTTATCCTGTTAACGGCATCTACTGCCAGCGAGATAAAATTAAAAGGCATTGAAGGCGGGGCCGACGATTATATTACCAAGCCCTTTGACAAAACCCTGTTGCTGGCCAAAGTGGAAACGATCTTGCGCAACCGGAACCTGTTACAGCGGTTCTTTTTTGACAGCATCACCCTGAAAGAAACAAACTCCAAAGTACCGGCCGAATACCAGGAATTTTTACGAAAATGTATTGCGGTAATTGAACAGAATATAGATACCGAAGATTTTACCATCAAGAAATTCTCCCAGGCCATGGGGATGAGTCACCCCGCCCTGTACAATAAAGTAAAATCCATTTCGGGGCAATCGCTGAACGCTTTTATCCGCTCGATAAGACTTAGAAGAGCGGCCGTACTAATGTTAACCGAGAACATGAACATCCGGCAGGCTGCCTTCCAGGTAGGCATCAATGACGTGCGGTACTTCCGCGAGCAATTTGTGAAAGTGTTTCATATGACGCCGTCGGAATACATTAAGAAGTACAGGCATTCGTTTAACAGGGAGTATAATGTTATTAAAAGTTAACCTGTTAATCCTTTATCAACGCTATCAACCAGAGGGCAGAGATCCCTCTGCCCTGCAACTTCAGACCACAAAAGCAACACCTAACACGAAAACCTTCCTATAAATCCCTAATTTACCCCCTTCTTTTTAGGAAATACCCCCCTTTCTCCCCCCTGTATGGGGCCTACTTTGCATGAGTAGACAGTTGGTATTTACAACTATATGGACCCAAATACCAGCTGGGAACTATTAATTAACCTAACGAGCTTGTTCGTATGAGACAATTTCTGCAACTGACATTCAGGGCAGCCTGTTACCCATTTTACAGGATCGCCCCACCACTTTTTCTCCTGGCCTTTTTATTGTTAACCAATCTGTCGCTTTTTGCGCAAACGGCGGTAACAGGCCGGGTGCTCAGCGGCGATGGTCCCCTGCCCGGCGTAACGGTAGCGGTAAAAGGCACCCAAACCACCACCTCCACCGATGTGAATGGTAAGTTCACCATCCTGGCGCCAGAAAACGCCATCCTGGTTTTTACCCATGTAAATTATAAAGCCCAGGAAATGGCTGTAACCGGTGGCAATATGGAGATCACTTTAACACCGGCTAACAACAGCATGTCGGAGGTAATTGTGATTGGTTACAATACCCAAAAGAAAGCCACGCTCACCGGCTCCATATCGGTGGTAAAAGGCGCCGACCTGGTTAAAAGCCCGCAGGCGAATGTATCCAACTCGCTGGCCGGCCGTTTCTCGGGGGTTATTCTCAACAACCGCAGTGGCGAACCCGGTTATGATGGATCGGGCATTACCGTTCGCGGACTGGCTACTACCGGTAATAATGATGTACTGGTGGTGGTAGATGGCGTACCGGGTCAAATTGGCGGGTTAGAACGTTTGAACCCCAATGACATTGAAAGCATTTCGGTACTAAAAGACGCTTCTGCCGCTATTTACGGCAGCCGCGCCGCAAATGGCGTAATTCTCGTTACTACCAAACGCGGCCGCACCGGCAAACCTTCCATTTCAGCAAACTATAATCATGGGTTCTCTTCCCCCACCCGTTTGCCCAGGATGGCCGATGCAAAAACATATGCTGCCATCAGCAATGAAATTGCTTATTACAACAACCCGGCAGGCGGGATGAACCAGCAGTATTCTGCTGCTGAAATACAAAAGTTTGCCGATGGGTCAGACCCATTGAATTATCCCAATACCGATTGGGCAAAAGCCACGTTGAAAAATTCAACCGGACAGGACCAGGCCAATGTATCTGTAGCAGGCGGGTCTGACAATGTTCGTTATTACCTGAGCACCGGAATACTTGGCCAGAATGGTTTGTATAAGAATGGCGCCAACAAATACAACCAGTATAGTTTTCGTTCGAACATCGATGCCAACATCACCAAAGATTTCAAAGTAAGCCTGTATTTATCGGGCCGCGAAGAAGACCGCCAGTTCCCAACGTCCTCCTCAGGTGATATTTTCCGTTCCATCTATCGCGCTTATTCAACCGTTCCGGCCTTCTACCCCAATGGCCTGCCCTCTGCCGGTATTGAAGGCAACAACCCGGCCATGATGGCAACCAGTGCAGGTGGTATTAACAGAAATCCCGGTCAGGTATTCAATGGCATTTTAAAAGGCAGTTATAATATTTCAGCCATAAAAGGATTATCGGTTGATGCGTTTGCTGCCGTAGATAGATCGTGGTATTTCTACAAATCATTCGCTACGCCTTACTTATTATATTCTTACAATAAAACAACCGATACCTATAATTCAAGGATCGTGGGTGGCAACAACAATGCCGCGTCCCTGAACGAAGGCCAGAAAAACCAAACCCAGCTTACCACCAACTTCAAGGTGAATTATGCCAACAGCTTTGGCCCTCATAATTTCAATGCCTTTGTTGGTTACGAACAATCGGAGCTTAAACGCGATTCTTTTGGCGCTGCCCGCATCAATTTCCCAACGCCGCAAACCCCTGAATTATCACAGGGCGGAACAGCAGCTACCGATCGTGATAATGCGGGTAACAGCTATCACTATACCCGTAAAAGTTACCTCGGCAAACTGTCTTACAATTATGCAGAAAAATACCTGTTCGATGCGCAGCTGCGTATCGATGGTTCCTCCACCTTCCCGGCAGGTAACCAGTATGGTTATTTTCCTTCTTTCTCTGCAGGCTGGCGCATTTCCAACGAGTCGTTCCTGCACGATGTTTCGTTTATAAATGACTTAAAAGTACGGGGCTCTTATGGTGTGCTGGGTAATGACAATGTAGCGCTGTTCCAGTACCTCAACAATTACAGCTTCAATACGCAGGTGGTGCTGGGACCCGGCATATCGCCGGCCATTGATCTTACCAAACTGGCCAATAAACAAATTCACTGGGAAGAAGCCCGCAAAACCGATATCGCCCTGGAAGGTGTAGTGTTCAACGACATCAATTTTGAATTTATTTATTTCCGTCAGCAACGATCAAACATCCTGGCTGCGCGCAACGCCTCTATTCCTAATGTAACCGGTATTGTAAATCCATATGGTTCGGATCCGCTGGTGCCTTCTGAAAACATTGGAAAGGTGAACAGCAATGGCCTGGAAGCCACCCTGGGTTACAACAACCGCAAAGGAAAATTTCATTATGGCGTGAGCGGTAACTTCACTTATGCCAAAAGCAAGATCGTGTTCATAGATGAAGCACCGGCGGTATTGTCGTATCAAAAACAAACAGGCAGGCCGTTAAATACTTATTTACTATACAATGCAGCCGGCATTTTCCACTCTACCGACGAAATTGCCAAATACCCGCACCTGAGCGGCGCACAACCCGGTGACCTGATATTGCAGGACTATAACAACGATGGTAAGATCACCGCCGATGACCAGGTAAGATCAAAATATGGCAACATTCCCGAGATGACTTATGGCATTTTGTTAAACGCCGATTACAAATCGTTTGATATCTCCGTAGTATTCGCCGGTCAAACACATGTAAGCCAGTTCGTGCTGCCCGAATCGGGCACGGTGGGCAATTTTTACAGCAGCTGGGCCGATAACCGATGGAGCCCTTCCAACCCCAACGGCAGTTATCCCCGCGTTGATACCCGCACGTCTGCCTCTGTAAACGGCGGATTGTACCCAAGTACTTTCTGGTTGAACAATGCTTCGTTCCTGCGGTTGAAAAACGTAGAGCTGGGTTATAATGTAACCGGCCCTGCCCTATCTAAAATGAAAATGCAATCCCTGCGGGTATACCTGAGCGCCTTTAACCTGTTCACCATTACCAAAGTAAAAGATTACGATCCGGAAGGTACCAATTACAGTGGACAGTTCTATCCGCAGCAACGCATCGTAAACCTTGGGGTAGCCTTACAATTTTAAACAGTAAACCGCCAAACAATGAAGACCATCTTTCGAAATATATTTTATACTGCTTTATCTGTATCAGTTGTTACTTCCTGCAAAAAAGACTTTCTTGCTGTTCAGCCTACCGACAGGCTTTCGCAGGAATACATCCTGGCCGACTCATCGCTGTTTGAAGATTATGTGGTTGGCCGCTATGTAGGCATCCGTTTACAGGATAAAGAAGGTGATGGCACCAATCCCGGTTTTGGCCGTGGTTTTGAATACGCCATGTGGAGCTCGCTCACCGATGAATCTATTTACAACAACGACGATAATACCTGGCTGGTGCAAAAAGGGTTACTGGCGCCGGAAAATACCGGTATTGCCGGCACCATCTGGGGACGCAGCTATCGCGGAATCAGGGACTGTAACTTTGCCATCAGTAATATTACCAATGTAAAAATGGCCGCGGACCACAGAGCCCGTTTACTGGCCGAGCTGAAATTCATCCGCGCCTTCCGCTACCAGGACCTTATCAGGAATTATGGCGGGGTAATATTAATGGGCGATTCCGCTTATAACCTCACCGATAATTTACAGGACGATGCCTTTTTTAAACGAGCATCGCTGAAAGAATCCATCGATTATGCCGTGGCCCAACTGGATGATGCTGCCAATGGATTGCCACTGGACAACGGTGATGGCTGGTTACTGGGCCGCGCTACCAAAGGCGCCGCACTGGCCCTGAAATCAAGACTGTTGTTATATGCAGCCAGTCCGCTGTATGGCACCGGTACCTGGCAGGCAGCAGTTACCGCCGCCCAGGCAGTAATTAGTTTGAACAAATACAACCTGTACACCGGCGGGTATGCGAACCTGTTCCTCACCAACGACAACGGCGAAGGGATCTTTGAACGCCTGTATACAAAGAACGCCAATCACACCCACCTGGAAATAGCCAATGGCCCTAATGGTTATGGTGGCTGGGGTGGCAACCTGCCCTTGCAAAACCTGGTTGATGATTACGAGATGGACAATGGCAAACCCATTACCGATCCTGCTTCGGGTTATGATGCCAACAATCCCTACGTTGCGCGCGACAAACGTTTTTATGCAACCATTTTATACAATGGCGCCACCTATCGTGGCAATACCATTGAAACATTTACACCCGGTGGTAAAGACAGTAAGGATGGTCCCGACAACTGGAATACTTCCAAAACCGGTTATTACCTGAAGAAGTACATGAACGATGCCTATCCACTGCAGAATCCCTGGGGCAATGCAGGTTTTCAACCCTGGTTCTATATCCGCTATGCGGAAATATTGCTGAACTTCGCCGAAGCGGCCAATGAAGTATATGGCGCAGATGTAGTACCTTCCGGATCAACCCTGTCGGCCCGTACCGCGATCAATTTAATCAGGCAACGACCCAGTGTGGGCATGCCTGCCCTGCCGGCCGGATTAACACAAACACAAATGCGTACTGCTATTCAATACGAACGCCGGGTTGAACTGGCTTTTGAAGAACATCGTTTTTATGATGTAAGAAGATGGAAGATCGCCGATGTAACAGAAAACAAACCTGCAGGTGGGATCACCGTTACTAAAAGTGGAAGCACGTTTACCTATACAACAAAAGTGGCGCTCGATGGCCGTCATTTTGAGACTAAAAATTACTGGCTGCCTATACCACGCACCGAAATCCAGGCCAGCAATAATAAAATTACACAAAACAGCGGTTACTAATGAAACGGACTTATTTTTTGGTTTTATTGATGTGGATGCCGGTACTCCTTCGTGCCCAGCAAAATTTCAATGCAGACTGGCATTTTTATAAAGGCGATGTGCCGGGTGCAGAAAAGCCTGCCTTTAATGATGCCAGCTGGCGTACGCTGAGTGTACCACACGACTGGGGCATCGAGGGCCCGTTCAGTAAAGAATGGGCCAGCGGTACCGGTTATTCACCCGGTGGCATTGGCTGGTATCGCAAAACTTTTTCGTTTGAACCGGAATGGAAAGGAAAACAGGTTTCCATTTATTTCGATGGCGTGTACAAGAACAGCGAGGTATGGATCAATGGACATTATTTAGGCAAACGTCCAAACGGGTTCATTCCGTTTCAGTACGAGCTTACGCAATACCTGGTACCTGGCAACAATACCATTGCCGTAAAAGTTGACCATACCGATTTTGCCGATTCAAGATGGTACACCGGTTCCGGCATTTATCGCAATGTATACCTGATTGCCAAAGACCCGGTGCACATTAATCAATGGGGCGTGGCATTCAGCACCCCGGTAGTGTCAATCACCAGTGCCGCTGTGAATGTAAAAGCAACTGTGACCAACGGCACAAATGCAAACAAAAAGGTCACAGTAATGTACAGCCTCATTAATACGCGTATGGATACGGCAGGTAAATCACAAAAAATAATAACCGTTGCGCCCAATGCAACAGCTGTTGGCGATTGTTCATTTACCGTTTCCAACCCGGCATTATGGAGTATCGATCACCCAAACACCTACATGTTAAAGGTGACGCTTTTGTTGGAAGGTAAAAAGATAGATGAATGGGATTCCGAAGTAGGGATCCGTTCCATCCGGTTCGATGCCAATAAAGGATTTTTCCTGAATGGCGAACCCACCAAAATACAAGGCGTATGCATTCACGACGACGCTGGCGTGTTAGGTGTTGCCGTGCCGGAAGAAGTGTGGGTAAGACGATTACATACCTTAAAGGAAGGCGGTTGTAATGCCTTACGCCTGAGCCATAACCCGCATGCCGATTATTTATACCGGCTGTGCGACGAATTGGGTTTTGTTGTAATGGACGAAGCTTTTGACGAATGGGAAGCAGGCAAAAACAAATGGATCCGGGGCTGGAACAACGGAACGCCGGGCAAAGATGGGTACCATACTTATTTTAAAGAATGGAGCGACCGCGATCTGCGTGATATGATCCTGCGCAACCGCAACCACCCTTCTATTATTATGTGGAGCATTGGCAATGAAATAGATTATCCCAATGATCCCTATACGCACGAGATCCTGAACACCGGTAACAATCCCCAGATTTATGGCCGGGGGGCGTTGCCCGATCATCCGCCAGCTGCCCGCCTGGGTGAAATTTCGCGACACCTGGTACAGGTAGCCAAACAATACGATACCACGCGGCCTGTAACAGCCGCGCTGGCTGGCGTAGTGATGTCGAACACTACCAGCTATCCAACCAACCTGGATATTGTAGGGTATAACTACCAGGAATACCGCTATGCAGCCGATCACCAGCAATATCCCAATCGCGTCATATACGACAGTGAGAATGGTATGCGCCTCAGCGCCTGGGATGCGGTAGAGAACAACCCGTATATAGCCGGACAATTCCTGTGGACGGGCATTGATTACCTGGGCGAAGCAGGCACGTGGCCCAATCGCAGCAACCAGGCCGGCCTGTTAGACCTCGGCGGTTTTCCCAAACCGGAATACTATTTCCGCCAAAGCATCTGGACAAAAGAACCGATGATCTATATGGGTACGGCTCCCATACCCAAATCGGAAGACAATGGCATCTGGAGCCATAAACAGGCTGCACCGGTTTGGGACGGTACCGATGGCGATTCTATCAGGGTGAACTGTTTTACCAATTGCGGGGAAGCTGAATTGTTTTTAAACGGACAATCATTAGGTAAAAGAACCCTGGCCGATGCCCGCAACCGGATCCTGTTCTGGAACACCATATACCATCCGGGCGAACTGGTGGTAAAAGGATACCAGGATGGAAAACAGGTAGCACAATACATGTTGAATACTACAGGCAAAGCAACCGCTATCAAAGCCAATGTATACAAGGAACAAGGCAAAGAGCCACTGTTTTATCAAAGGGCTGACCGGTTAAAACAAATAGAGGTAACCATCACCGATGAAAAAGGACAAAAAGTATATCCCGCAGAAAACCCCATAACTGTAAGCATTACGGGTGCTGCCACGTTGAAAGGAATAGAAAACAGCGATGCCAATGACGTGAGTGATTACCATGCGGCTACCAGAAAGGCAAAACACGGCGCCCTGATCGTATATGTATTACAAAAGTCAGACAAAGAAAAGTATGAAGTGAAACTGGAATCGCCGGGGCTTGAACCAATACTATTAAAGTTTAATTGATGAAAAACGGGGTATTTTCTTAATGATAAATGCCCCGTTTTTCTCTGTTGCCAATTGGCAATTGGCAATTAACAAATCATTCCTTAACATCGTCAGTTTGACTATAATCGAAACCACTGCATTTCGCGAACCCTTGCCTATTGTCCATTGTCTATTGCCTATTGTCTATTGTGTCAATTTCTTATAATCAGCAGTTCTTTCCTCCAATGTCTTATCATACAACGCCCGGTCAGCAAAAGCTTCGGGGTTATAGGCGGCGCCATCTTTTCTTTTTTCATGCATATTAAACTGACTGGCGTGCGATGCTACCCACAGATCGAATTGCAGTTTTTTCATAGCATCCAGCGTATAAGCAAAATCTTTACTGATGTCTGCATAGCCAGGCATACCGGTCATTTTGGTATCGGGCAAAATGGTAGGCATATTCGCGATCAACACGGTATAACTTCTTTTATCATCCTTTACTGTAACCAGGTAACTGCAGGAGCCCTGCGTATGACCGGGGTGATGCAACAACACGAGTTTCGTTCCACCCAGGCTGATAGAATCCTGGTCGTGCAATAATTTATCTGCTTTTACCGGCAGGTATAACGGACCTTTCCCGCCCATATAGTAATCGGAGTTTCCGCCGTCGGCCAGTACTTTTGCGTCTTTTGCGTCAACCATCATTTTAGCGCCGGTCAGCTTTTTTATTTCAGCCATACCGGCAACATGGTCAAAATGCGCCTGGGTAGTCAACAGGATTTTTAGATCGGAAAATTTAAAACCCAGTTGCTCTATGTTCTTTTTGATCATGGGTACCGATTCGGCCAAACCGGTATTGATGAGGATATTCCCTTTGGGCGTGGCAATTAAATAACAGCCGAGATCATAAGTGCCCACATAATACAGGTTACCGGCAATCCGGAAGGGCTCTGTGGGGGCAGACCATTCCTTGTTATTTATAGGTAATGGCGCCAGCTTTTGGGCTTGAACGGAAGCGTGCACAACGAATAAAACGAGTACAAACATTAAAATTTTTCTGAACATCTAAATAAATTTTAGTCAGTAGGTAAATGAGAAGTGATACAGTAAAATTAAATGTTAAAATGTAAACAGAACTATAATACAGGCAACGGTGGCTATACTTTTTTTGCCAATCTGTTACATAAAAATTTCAAATGAAATCTAACTGCGTTTTTTTGCTGGTGCTGCTGCCATTCTTCTTTCTTTCTATGACCTGCAGGAAAGAATCCGACGGCTGCCATTACAGTTTATGGTTGAATAACACCACAAATATGCCGGTATATGTGGTATCCAGTTATGACTATCCCGATACCAGCATTAATTTCCAAAACCCGTTGATCGCTGGCAACTATGTAAGCCCACACACCCGGACTGTTTTTATTTCAGAAGACAACAGATGTATAGAAGACAAAATAGAAATGTTCTCACCCGGCCACAAACTTTCCATCTTTGTCTTCGAAGCAGAAAGGTTGCATTATGATACCTCCTGGGCGCAGATCAGGCAAAACTACCAGGTGCTGAAGCGGTATGATTATACCGCAGATGAATTAAGAAACACCAATTTTTCAATCGATTTCTAAAAAGCCTGAAATTGTCAAAAAGGCGCCGTTCATCACAATTAATACTCAACCTACGAATAGTTTCGTTATTCTTGCAACCGAATGATTGATTGATTCCCGTAATTGAGCATTTATGAACAAACCAACGCTGCTTTGCAGTTTTACCGCAATCCTGCTCTTCCTGTCCGCCCTGTCGTTTTCCCAAACCATCACCACCTTATCCGGCACTGTTACAGACAGTACAAAACCGCTTGCATTTGCAACAGTTCGCCTGTTTAAAATAAACAATACAAAACCCCTGCAAACTGTTTTAACCACTGAGCAGGGAAGTTTTCATTTCAACAAACCCGATACCGGTAATTATGTAATTTCCTATACCCATACCGGGTTTGCAGAAAAAAGAATTGCCGTTACAGTTACTGCAACAGGCGGTGATATGCAACTGGAGCCTGTTCAGCTGGCTAAAACAACGGGGATATTAAAGGAAGTAGTAGTAACCGCGCAACGGCCGTTGGTTGAACAGTCGGATGAAAAAACCGTGCTCAATGTGGAAGACGACCCGTCCAATAAAACAGAGACTGCGCTTGATATCCTGCGCAAAACCCCATTTATAACCATCGATGGGGATGATAATATAAAGATCAACGGCAAATCAAACTTCAAGGTGTTGCTGAATGGCCGTGAAACTGCTATGTTCGCCCGGAATGTGAAAGAAGCGTTGCGGGGTTTTCCCGGCGCCATTATTTCTAAAATTGAGGTGATCACTACCCCGTCTGCCAAATACGATGGCGAGGGTATTGGCGGGCTCATCAACATCATCACCAAGAAAAAAATAGTAGGCTACAATGGTACGCTTTCTTCCTTTTCCAGAACGAGTGATAAGATCAATAGCCTGGCGGTAAATGGGAATGCCAAAGTGGGCAAATTCGGGTTCAGTATTTTCATGGACAAAGGTGTTGCCGACCCGGTTTTACAACACACCACCAACATCACTACCCCAACTTCACAAACTGCATACGCTAAAAGAACGCTCGACGGGGGCCGGTACAACAGTGAAGCCTGGAGCTTTGGCAATGCAGAGCTGAGTTTTGAAGCAGACAGTCTGAACACCATCAGCCTGTATACCAATATCGATAGCTGGTCGAACAAACAGGTAACCAACCAAACCATTACTACCGATTTTCTGAGCGATCCTTCAACCGTGAGCAATTTCAACCAGAATAATAAAACCAATAATCCCGGCTACAGCATTGGCAGCGATTATATAAAACATTACAAAAGCAATAAAGAACGGGAATTCAGCCTTCGTTTTTTGGGGGAGTTCGGCAAAAACGAAAACGATCTGAACAGTGTGCAGGATAACCCCGGCACCGACAGGTACCTTATTAATAATAGTTATGCCATCAACAACCAGTATACATTTCAGCTGGATAATATTATTCCCATCAATAAAACAAGCCGGTTC
The Niastella koreensis GR20-10 genome window above contains:
- a CDS encoding outer membrane beta-barrel family protein, translated to MNKPTLLCSFTAILLFLSALSFSQTITTLSGTVTDSTKPLAFATVRLFKINNTKPLQTVLTTEQGSFHFNKPDTGNYVISYTHTGFAEKRIAVTVTATGGDMQLEPVQLAKTTGILKEVVVTAQRPLVEQSDEKTVLNVEDDPSNKTETALDILRKTPFITIDGDDNIKINGKSNFKVLLNGRETAMFARNVKEALRGFPGAIISKIEVITTPSAKYDGEGIGGLINIITKKKIVGYNGTLSSFSRTSDKINSLAVNGNAKVGKFGFSIFMDKGVADPVLQHTTNITTPTSQTAYAKRTLDGGRYNSEAWSFGNAELSFEADSLNTISLYTNIDSWSNKQVTNQTITTDFLSDPSTVSNFNQNNKTNNPGYSIGSDYIKHYKSNKEREFSLRFLGEFGKNENDLNSVQDNPGTDRYLINNSYAINNQYTFQLDNIIPINKTSRFEGGAKAILRRASSDFRSQIKYGETEDYKINVANTDYFKYSQDVLSVYSMYNIKLKKSSFRFGARVEYTTVNGDFVASKKLVKSNYTTLLPNIQFTNKLNTATTLVFTYTKRLQRPYINDLNPFVVNNDSLNITTGNPDLGPQTMHALSGQLRYGKGNTFSGINIEGSYSGNKILQYSFFDPQTGITKTTSLNIGKEYQTSVSLNFNTKITPKWSVYVNGALRYSKVTNNADATQSNSGIGVNFNFNTSYKFTDKFSVSTYFGIWQEPRSIQTTYPLNTWHNVALNYKLFKDKFLISIRGVNYYEKNRAYKNITKDQNFYNTNTTTVIRRGGVLALTWNFGKLTESVSKKKGVNNDDLLNKPAAPSGN
- the bla gene encoding subclass B3 metallo-beta-lactamase, which encodes MFRKILMFVLVLFVVHASVQAQKLAPLPINNKEWSAPTEPFRIAGNLYYVGTYDLGCYLIATPKGNILINTGLAESVPMIKKNIEQLGFKFSDLKILLTTQAHFDHVAGMAEIKKLTGAKMMVDAKDAKVLADGGNSDYYMGGKGPLYLPVKADKLLHDQDSISLGGTKLVLLHHPGHTQGSCSYLVTVKDDKRSYTVLIANMPTILPDTKMTGMPGYADISKDFAYTLDAMKKLQFDLWVASHASQFNMHEKRKDGAAYNPEAFADRALYDKTLEERTADYKKLTQ
- a CDS encoding sugar-binding domain-containing protein, which codes for MKRTYFLVLLMWMPVLLRAQQNFNADWHFYKGDVPGAEKPAFNDASWRTLSVPHDWGIEGPFSKEWASGTGYSPGGIGWYRKTFSFEPEWKGKQVSIYFDGVYKNSEVWINGHYLGKRPNGFIPFQYELTQYLVPGNNTIAVKVDHTDFADSRWYTGSGIYRNVYLIAKDPVHINQWGVAFSTPVVSITSAAVNVKATVTNGTNANKKVTVMYSLINTRMDTAGKSQKIITVAPNATAVGDCSFTVSNPALWSIDHPNTYMLKVTLLLEGKKIDEWDSEVGIRSIRFDANKGFFLNGEPTKIQGVCIHDDAGVLGVAVPEEVWVRRLHTLKEGGCNALRLSHNPHADYLYRLCDELGFVVMDEAFDEWEAGKNKWIRGWNNGTPGKDGYHTYFKEWSDRDLRDMILRNRNHPSIIMWSIGNEIDYPNDPYTHEILNTGNNPQIYGRGALPDHPPAARLGEISRHLVQVAKQYDTTRPVTAALAGVVMSNTTSYPTNLDIVGYNYQEYRYAADHQQYPNRVIYDSENGMRLSAWDAVENNPYIAGQFLWTGIDYLGEAGTWPNRSNQAGLLDLGGFPKPEYYFRQSIWTKEPMIYMGTAPIPKSEDNGIWSHKQAAPVWDGTDGDSIRVNCFTNCGEAELFLNGQSLGKRTLADARNRILFWNTIYHPGELVVKGYQDGKQVAQYMLNTTGKATAIKANVYKEQGKEPLFYQRADRLKQIEVTITDEKGQKVYPAENPITVSITGAATLKGIENSDANDVSDYHAATRKAKHGALIVYVLQKSDKEKYEVKLESPGLEPILLKFN